A part of Astyanax mexicanus isolate ESR-SI-001 chromosome 2, AstMex3_surface, whole genome shotgun sequence genomic DNA contains:
- the si:ch211-214j24.10 gene encoding uncharacterized protein si:ch211-214j24.10 — protein sequence MHIKTGTWEASNAVCESDPLCDPAVLVAAPKPEPHIRNRRLSPGSGSCGGGGGGGGCSAGVDSKSIRQTSSNSFNESHRTGHTHVFFSSLHREQRVHARGNRGSRQDGGGMGPRGGEKNLRSSQTHTHKERWVGDTLSSLKPPPAFPVKDSPAKLQPAVSYASKVKAGGTSGGVAEEPPGIKVLLQNQWGLSFISDGPAVENAASVPPQDMSARSPAATPHPVAGEETAENSVISTSTSSQSQCSKEPKNSEELLLSCHHLVEAVEYHTQEWNAILWGQKQDPAKVAWYKDDL from the exons ATGCATATTAAAACAG GTACCTGGGAGGCAAGTAATGCAGTGTGTGAGTCGGACCCCCTGTGTGACCCTGCTGTCCTCGTCGCTGCACCTAAGCCAGAACCACACATTCGGAACCGACGCCTCTCCCCTGGCTctggcagctgtggtggtggtggaggaggaggaggctgctCAGCAGGAGTGGATAGCAAGTCCATCCGTCAGACTTCCTCAAACAGTTTTAATGAATCGCACAGGACTGGCCATACACACGTCTTCTTCTCTAGCTTGCACAGAGAGCAGCGGGTGCATGCCAGGGGTAACAGAGGCTCTCGGCAAGACGGAGGCGGGATGGGGCCTCGTGGCGGTGAAAAAAACCTCAGGTCCTCtcagacccacacacacaaagaacGGTGGGTTGGAGACACTTTGTCATCCCTTAAACCTCCACCTGCCTTCCCAGTGAAGGACAGCCCTGCAAAGCTGCAGCCTGCAGTCAGCTACGCCTCCAAAGTGAAGGCGGGTGGAACTTCAGGAGGAGTAGCGGAGGAACCTCCAGGTATCAAGGTGCTTCTGCAGAACCAGTGGGGGCTCAGTTTTATTAGCGATGGCCCAGCAGTAGAAAACGCAGCTTCAGTCCCACCTCAAGATATGTCAGCAAGGAGTCCAGCTGCAACTCCGCACCCAGTAGCTGGAGAGGAAACTGCTGAAAATTCTGTTATTTCGACCTCCACATCTTCACAAAGCCAGTGCTCAAAGGAACCCAAGAATTCTGAAGAGCTGCTCCTTAGCTGTCACCATCTGGTGGAGGCTGTGGAATATCATACACAAG AATGGAATGCAATACTGTGGGGACAGAAACAAG ATCCTGCAAAGGTTGCGTGGTACAAGGACGACCTGTAG
- the LOC103033942 gene encoding zinc finger protein 664, which yields MFQPVLYFPEVVQMQRSQEEEEYEEVRVPGCEVKTEQCETCIDGIDVLVKDEPEEQTLSEETPSTPALSTEIGEETISRSFQNVIFSAQISEQEKKCYPCSFCEKRFSRPQFLKTHLRTHTGEKPYLCTVCGKTFSHQASLTGHLRTHTGEKPYQCFQCGKSFSLSGSLKLHERIHTGEKPYHCFECGKSFSRQEFLKKHQRMHSGEKPFSCAECGKRFSHPSSLKDHEGLHTGEKPYSCSDCGRKFSHPSSLKVHERIHTGEKPYHCIQCGKSFSHLPSLKIHVRIHTGEKPYICPQCGKGFSHAGLLKSHQRMHTGEKPYHCSHCGKSFSQSSALKVHQRIHTGEKPYQCTQCEKSFSHPGSLKVHERKHTGERPYECEQCGKTFLRAGYLKEHLKRHAAQKQTVEY from the exons ATGTTTCAGCCCGTTCTGTACTTCCCCGAGGTGGTGCAGATGCAGCGCagccaggaggaggaggagtatgaAGAAGTGAGAGTGCCGGGGTGTGAAGTGAAAACGGAGCAGTGTGAGACCTGCATAGACG GCATTGACGTGCTTGTAAAAGATGAACCGGAggagcagactttgtctgaggaaaCACCAAGTACACCAGCACTAAGCACTGAGATTGGCGAAGAAACCATCAGTCGCAGTTTTCAGAATGTCATCTTTTCAGCACAGATAAGTGAACAAGAGAAAAAGTGTTACCCCTGTTCCTTTTGTGAGAAGCGTTTCTCTAGGCCACAGTTTCTAAAAACTCACCTAAGAACACATACTGGAGAAAAGCCTTACCTCTGCACAGTGTGTGGGAAGACTTTTTCTCACCAGGCGTCATTAACAGGTCATCTGAGAACACATACAGGAGAGAAGCCCTACCAGTGCTTTCAATGTGGGAAGAGCTTTTCCCTGTCAGGTTCATTAAAATTACACGAAAGAATACATACTGGAGAGAAGCCTTATCATTGCTTtgagtgcgggaagagtttttCGAGGCAAGAATTTCTGAAAAAACATCAACGAATGCATTCTGGAGAGAAACCCTTTAGTTGTGCTGAGTGTGGCAAGCGATTTTCACATCCAAGCTCACTGAAAGATCATGAGGGActacacactggagagaaaccctacAGCTGTTCTGATTGCGGTAGGAAATTTTCTCATCCGAGCTCACTCAAGGTCCATGAGCGGATACACACTGGAGAAAAGCCTTATCACTGCATTCAGTGCGGAAAAAGTTTCTCTCATCTTCCATCCCTAAAAATTCATGTCAGAATTCATACGGGAGAAAAGCCTTACATTTGCCCTCAGTGTGGAAAAGGTTTCTCTCATGCGGGCTTGTTGAAAAGCCACCAGAGGATGCACACAGGAGAGAAGCCGTACCACTGCTCCCACTGCGGGAAGAGCTTTTCTCAGTCAAGTGCTTTGAAAGTTCACCAGAGGATACATACTGGAGAGAAGCCTTACCAGTGCACTCAGTGTGAGAAGAGTTTTTCACATCCAGGCTCTTTAAAAGTTCACGAGAGAAAACATACTGGAGAGAGACCTTACGAATGTGAACAGTGTGGGAAGACATTTCTCAGAGCAGGCTACTTAAAAGAACACCTGAAACGACACGCTGCTCAGAAACAAACTGTTGAATACTGA